In Gemmata obscuriglobus, a single genomic region encodes these proteins:
- a CDS encoding DUF433 domain-containing protein: protein MGKTRKKTEALEQNPFEVPLYTSWDAARYLRVPLWSVAALSGRFREWLEPELFHHRFWHGRSPPDVFDDDLSPADFPETSQRITFASLARMFVRAGVLCILADGPRTESERTMWPEPHRTVIRWLEDTGHAPLSFGEGSAEEQVEQLVGSLVRRLDERRGALIRKHLAVRLTRVEVKDGRPTRIFPLSRSDDEDSPQIIVLDPLIRFGRPTLVARGVPTDTLFERFQAGDAPSELAEDYSVPEDEIHEAIRFESGPFGPPIPFYGW from the coding sequence GTGGGTAAAACCCGCAAAAAAACGGAAGCTCTTGAGCAGAACCCATTCGAGGTGCCCCTCTACACTTCGTGGGATGCGGCACGTTATCTTCGCGTGCCGCTCTGGTCCGTCGCCGCACTCTCGGGCCGGTTCCGCGAATGGTTGGAGCCAGAGCTTTTCCATCACCGGTTCTGGCACGGGCGGTCACCTCCAGATGTGTTCGACGACGACCTTTCGCCCGCCGATTTCCCGGAAACAAGTCAGCGGATTACCTTTGCCTCACTGGCCCGAATGTTCGTTCGGGCCGGGGTGTTGTGCATTCTGGCAGACGGGCCGAGAACAGAATCCGAACGGACAATGTGGCCGGAACCGCACCGCACGGTCATCCGGTGGCTGGAAGACACCGGGCACGCCCCGCTTTCGTTCGGCGAAGGTTCCGCTGAGGAGCAGGTGGAACAACTCGTGGGGTCGCTCGTTCGGCGGCTGGACGAGCGGCGAGGGGCGCTCATCCGTAAACACTTGGCCGTCCGGCTGACGCGTGTTGAGGTGAAGGACGGGCGCCCGACCCGCATTTTCCCGTTGTCGCGGTCTGATGATGAGGACTCGCCCCAGATCATTGTCCTCGACCCGCTGATCCGTTTCGGGCGGCCGACATTGGTCGCCCGGGGAGTACCAACGGACACCCTGTTCGAGCGATTCCAGGCCGGCGATGCGCCTTCAGAACTGGCTGAGGATTACAGCGTTCCGGAGGACGAGATCCATGAGGCGATCCGGTTCGAGTCCGGCCCGTTCGGTCCCCCAATCCCCTTCTACGGGTGGTAG
- a CDS encoding Mut7-C RNAse domain-containing protein, whose translation MADRPTFYVDICLGKAVAAALRAAGATVEIHTDNFAQDVEDTTWIPRVAAKGWVILTKDKNIRRRHGEREATLLSAARMFTLSSGSMRGAVMAEIFVSQLDAMEQLATALAPPFLAVVTQDGIEIVYPRLAPTNEDDS comes from the coding sequence GTGGCCGATCGCCCAACTTTTTATGTGGACATCTGCTTGGGAAAGGCGGTGGCTGCGGCGCTGAGAGCGGCCGGGGCCACCGTAGAAATTCACACGGACAACTTCGCGCAAGACGTTGAAGACACGACCTGGATTCCGCGAGTCGCTGCCAAGGGCTGGGTGATCCTCACGAAGGACAAGAACATCCGACGCCGGCACGGAGAGCGTGAGGCAACGTTACTGTCCGCGGCTCGAATGTTCACGCTCAGCTCGGGCAGCATGCGTGGAGCGGTTATGGCCGAGATTTTTGTGAGTCAGCTCGACGCGATGGAACAATTAGCGACTGCGCTGGCCCCGCCGTTTCTTGCCGTCGTTACTCAAGACGGGATCGAGATCGTTTATCCGCGCCTCGCGCCGACCAACGAAGACGATAGCTGA